The following proteins come from a genomic window of Candidatus Neomarinimicrobiota bacterium:
- a CDS encoding BolA family transcriptional regulator — MIAQIEKTIRASLDVSHFEIHDDSEMHAGHSGNPYGGGHFSALIVSADFENLPLLKRHRLVYDALGDLMGGSIHAFSMKTLTPSEFNSD, encoded by the coding sequence ATGATAGCTCAGATTGAAAAGACAATACGGGCAAGTCTTGATGTTTCTCACTTCGAGATTCATGATGATTCCGAAATGCATGCTGGTCACAGCGGCAACCCGTACGGAGGAGGTCACTTTTCAGCACTCATCGTTTCGGCTGATTTTGAGAATCTTCCTCTTCTGAAACGGCACAGATTGGTCTACGACGCCCTCGGTGATCTCATGGGCGGGTCTATCCACGCTTTTTCCATGAAGACACTTACACCGAGCGAATTCAATTCTGACTGA
- a CDS encoding aminotransferase class IV — translation MATGTHEYVEDPRNENVLIYVNEEIVPRPDAKISVFDSGFLLGDGVWEGIRLHYGKLAFLDAHLDRLYSGAKDLAIDIGVSREEMTKLIQKTLDANGMNDHVHIRLIVSRGLKRTPYQHPNANVGGPTIVIIPEYKIASEQVLEQGIRLGTVSIRRGTVDTQDPRLNTLSKLNCISACIEADHLGYDEGLMLDENGNVSTCNSTNFFIARDNEVWTSKGEYCLPGVTRGNIIRLCEENDIPVFQKDFLVEEVHSADEAFVTGTFAGVIPVSEVDGHELSGGKRGDMTERLQQLYIELIKRECNSD, via the coding sequence ATGGCAACCGGAACACATGAATATGTTGAAGACCCCAGGAATGAGAATGTCCTCATCTATGTGAATGAGGAAATCGTTCCTCGGCCCGATGCGAAGATATCCGTCTTTGACAGTGGATTTTTACTGGGTGACGGCGTCTGGGAAGGAATCCGCCTCCACTACGGAAAGCTGGCTTTTCTGGATGCTCACCTGGACCGACTCTACAGCGGAGCGAAAGATTTGGCCATAGATATAGGTGTGAGCAGAGAGGAAATGACCAAACTCATCCAAAAGACACTGGATGCCAACGGCATGAATGATCACGTCCACATCCGTCTTATCGTTTCGCGCGGTCTCAAGAGAACACCATACCAGCACCCCAATGCGAATGTGGGGGGACCTACTATAGTCATCATCCCAGAGTACAAGATTGCGAGCGAACAGGTTTTGGAACAAGGAATTCGACTCGGCACAGTTTCCATCCGGCGGGGAACTGTTGACACCCAGGATCCCCGTCTCAACACGCTGAGCAAGCTAAACTGTATCTCCGCGTGTATCGAGGCTGACCACCTTGGCTATGATGAAGGACTTATGCTGGATGAGAACGGCAACGTCTCCACATGTAATTCCACCAACTTTTTCATCGCCCGTGATAATGAAGTTTGGACATCTAAGGGTGAATATTGTCTTCCGGGTGTCACCCGGGGAAACATTATCAGGCTTTGCGAGGAGAACGATATACCAGTTTTCCAGAAAGATTTTTTAGTAGAGGAAGTCCACAGTGCAGACGAGGCATTTGTGACGGGGACTTTCGCCGGTGTGATCCCTGTAAGTGAAGTGGATGGGCATGAGCTTTCTGGCGGGAAGCGGGGAGATA
- a CDS encoding nitroreductase family protein yields MPFKPLQFTPLPDDEMIQRSLTFREQLATRRSVRHFSTKEVPMEVISNVVMTASSAPSGANKEPWTFVIVKDSKIKRDIRIAAEKEEKAFYDHRAPEEWLADLEPLGTDWNKPFLEDAPFLIVVFKKIYGMEDDLQFKHYYVNESVGIASGFLLAAVHQAGLVALTHTPSPMGFLANILKRPDNERAFLLIPVGYPAEDAEVPVLTKKTFEEVAEVF; encoded by the coding sequence ATGCCATTTAAACCGTTACAGTTTACACCATTACCAGATGATGAAATGATCCAACGCTCCTTAACCTTCCGTGAACAGTTAGCCACTCGCCGCAGCGTCCGCCATTTCTCTACGAAGGAAGTGCCTATGGAAGTGATCAGTAATGTGGTCATGACGGCTTCATCGGCCCCTTCCGGTGCCAATAAGGAGCCGTGGACGTTTGTGATTGTGAAGGATTCCAAAATTAAGCGTGATATCAGGATCGCCGCTGAAAAAGAAGAAAAAGCGTTCTACGACCATCGTGCGCCCGAGGAGTGGCTTGCCGACCTGGAACCGCTGGGGACTGACTGGAACAAGCCGTTCCTTGAAGATGCACCCTTTCTTATCGTAGTGTTCAAGAAGATTTATGGTATGGAAGATGATTTACAATTCAAGCATTATTACGTGAACGAATCAGTTGGGATCGCCAGTGGGTTCTTGCTGGCTGCAGTCCATCAGGCGGGACTTGTGGCTCTTACACATACACCGAGCCCCATGGGATTCCTGGCTAATATCTTAAAGAGACCTGACAATGAGAGGGCCTTTCTGCTCATACCGGTAGGATATCCTGCGGAGGATGCTGAGGTTCCTGTTTTGACCAAGAAGACATTTGAAGAAGTAGCGGAGGTATTCTAA
- a CDS encoding amidase, with protein MNRVRDIGVFVLIVVGLGFWLTRQKGDGAPFRISTVKKAEKLSGLQFGSADRKLMMEDITSNLESYESIRDLKIPNSVQPSIQFNPAPIGAQFDKIRRPIRWSPVGEVSRPDNLEELAFASVAQLAELIRTRQVNSTELTKMYLSRLKEHGPTLECVVTLTEDLALKQAARADREIAAGKYRGPLHGIPYGAKDLLSVEDYRTTWGATPYKDQMIDDNAAVVKRLEEAGAVLVAKLTLGALAWGDVWFGGKTKNPWNLEEGSSGSSAGSGSATAAGLVAFAIGTETWGSIVSPSTRCGVTGLRPTFGRVSRAGAMALSWSMDKIGPMCRTVEDCAMVFNAIYGPDGQDQSVVDLPFNYRPGVDFSKLRFGYFKSAFDEDYPTKENDEKVLDVLRGLGADLVPFDLPDFPVENLSFILSAEAAAAFDELTLSKEDALLVRQERRAWPNVFRASRFIPAVEYIQANRARHMLQQEMAEKMKTVDLYVTPSFGGNNSLLTNLTGHPCVVVPNGFKENGSPTSISFIGQLYDEGTILAVAKAYQDATDWHNQHPSMFIP; from the coding sequence ATGAACAGAGTCAGAGATATTGGGGTGTTTGTTTTAATAGTTGTTGGTTTAGGATTCTGGTTAACTCGGCAGAAAGGTGATGGGGCGCCTTTCAGAATAAGTACCGTTAAGAAGGCCGAAAAACTTTCAGGTCTTCAATTCGGATCAGCTGATAGAAAACTGATGATGGAAGACATTACCAGCAACCTGGAGAGCTATGAGAGCATTCGTGATCTGAAGATTCCAAATTCAGTTCAGCCCTCAATTCAGTTTAATCCGGCACCCATTGGCGCTCAGTTTGACAAGATTAGACGTCCAATACGATGGAGTCCCGTCGGGGAAGTTTCAAGACCGGACAATCTTGAAGAATTGGCATTTGCTTCTGTAGCACAATTGGCTGAGTTGATCCGGACTCGCCAGGTGAACTCAACCGAACTGACAAAAATGTATCTCAGTCGTTTGAAAGAGCACGGGCCCACACTTGAATGTGTTGTAACCCTGACAGAGGATCTCGCCCTTAAACAGGCAGCCCGTGCTGACAGAGAGATTGCTGCTGGAAAGTATCGTGGACCGCTTCACGGCATTCCCTACGGTGCTAAAGACCTCCTGTCTGTTGAGGATTACAGGACGACATGGGGCGCTACTCCATACAAGGATCAGATGATTGATGACAATGCTGCAGTCGTGAAAAGGCTCGAGGAAGCAGGAGCAGTGCTTGTGGCAAAATTGACGCTGGGTGCACTGGCGTGGGGAGATGTCTGGTTTGGCGGAAAGACGAAGAATCCGTGGAATCTTGAGGAGGGATCCAGCGGGTCCTCCGCCGGTTCAGGTTCTGCCACGGCGGCAGGTCTTGTGGCCTTTGCCATTGGGACTGAAACCTGGGGTTCTATTGTTTCACCGTCAACACGGTGTGGTGTGACCGGCCTGAGACCAACATTCGGCAGGGTTAGCCGGGCAGGCGCCATGGCCCTGAGCTGGTCTATGGACAAGATCGGTCCAATGTGTCGCACTGTGGAAGACTGTGCAATGGTATTCAACGCCATTTACGGCCCGGATGGACAAGATCAATCGGTAGTGGATCTTCCTTTCAACTACCGGCCGGGGGTGGATTTCAGCAAACTGCGCTTCGGTTACTTTAAGTCAGCCTTTGATGAAGACTATCCCACAAAGGAAAATGATGAAAAGGTCTTGGATGTGCTTAGGGGGTTGGGTGCAGATCTGGTTCCGTTTGACCTTCCGGATTTCCCTGTTGAGAATCTTTCTTTCATTTTAAGTGCCGAAGCAGCCGCTGCATTTGATGAACTTACTCTATCCAAGGAGGACGCGCTTCTCGTGAGACAGGAGCGTCGGGCATGGCCGAATGTTTTCAGGGCTTCCAGGTTCATCCCTGCTGTGGAATATATTCAGGCGAACCGGGCGAGACATATGCTTCAGCAGGAAATGGCTGAAAAGATGAAAACAGTCGATCTTTATGTAACACCTTCTTTTGGTGGCAATAATTCTTTACTCACCAATCTTACCGGACATCCTTGCGTGGTAGTGCCTAACGGCTTCAAGGAGAATGGGAGTCCAACCAGCATCAGTTTCATCGGTCAGCTTTATGATGAAGGGACGATTCTGGCTGTGGCGAAAGCCTATCAGGACGCTACCGACTGGCACAATCAACATCCCTCAATGTTCATTCCTTAG